The sequence CGTTCCCAACGGAATAATATGAAGCATTGGCCGATGCTCCTTTTCCGCCAATCCATTAATCACTTCATTAACAGTCCCATCTCCACCTAACACAGAAACAAGGTCTATTTTTAACTGACTTGCTTCTTCAGCAAATTGTAATGCATCGTTTGCTTTTTCCGTCTCTCTTACTAAAACCTCGTAATCATGGTGCTCTAATATTTCCCTTATATCATCTTTGAATTGTTGTGCCTTTTCCCGGCCCGAACTAGGATTTACGATAATCATTGCTTGTTGAGACGCCAACTGAGGTACCTCCCTCTTACCACAATAAATCTTGATGCTCATCTAAATACATTGGGGAGACATCCATAAATAAATAAAGTGTCTCGTCTAACGGAAAAGAAAACGTGCGAATCCTTTCTCCTGTCTCAATGTCATTATAGAGCTCAGATAAAAAACCTGTTTTTTCTTCCTTCATCCGGATCACATTCTCGATAAAGTATGGACGCCAGCTCCAATTTTTCCCTTTAACAGTCTCATCCCATACCCAATCATGTCCCAGGTGAATAAAGTTTACTGTTTTTTGAAAACCGTCTTCATCTGTCACATAGATTCGAAAGAAAATATGCTCCATTTCTTTGGCTAAGTCATCTACTTGTTCATCAAGAGTTTTGCTTTTCTTTATTAATTTCCATTTCTCTTGCACTTGATGATTTAATGTCGTTGTCAGTTGAAATTTTGTTGTAAGCTTTGCACGTTCCACTTGGATAAATTGCTGAATGTCTTGACGAAAGCGGTCTTTGAGACGATCTTTTTCGACAAAGTGATTAACGGGTTCAGCTAAAAAGCTACCTTGATAAAACCGACCATTATTTCGCCAAGCATAATGGAAGTGGTAGTTAGATGAAATACCGTCAAATAGCAACTCAGCACCCAGCTTACGTGAAAGTAAGGACAGAGAGTAAATAATACCGTGGAACGCTGTCGACATGGATTCATTCTGTAATGCTTCTAAGTCAACTTTAAGAATATCCGGCTCCATCAAACTGATCCGATCTAAATTACTCGATCCTCTTCCTAAATCATCGATTGCTATTTTTATACCCAATGTTTTTAAGTATTTAAACGTATGTAACAGCATTTCGATATCCCCTGCGAAATGGTGTTCGGTAATTTCGATAATGATTTTCGAAAGATCAAGGCCTTTTTCTTGATAAGCAAATAAATGCTCTAAATATTCGTCTTCTTTATCAGAAGCAAAATAATCTGCATGAACATTAATATAGAGTTGTTCATCCATCCCTTGTTCCAAATATTGCTGCAATGCAAGATCTTGTATTTTCTGATCCATCTCCATTTTGAAATCATCCGGAACATTGGGATCACGAAAAAAAGGACCTAGACGAATAGATTGATCATCCAATTCCAATCGCCCCAGCACTTCGTAGCCAACCACTTCATGACTGTCAGCGCTAAAAATTGCCTGAAAATGCGGTTTTATTTTATCTACATGCATCATTATATCTAAAGGATCCATGTGCATTCTCCTCTCCTTACATTTATTGTAACGGTGGCAAACTGTTTAATCAAAAAAAATAGTCTGAATCCGTTTGGAATTCAGACTATTTATTACTTTCATTAAAATTTGGCCTGATAGCGATCAAGTTCCCATTCCGTTACGGCGATTCGATAACTGTCCCACTCATCCTGTTTAAATGAAACATATTCATTCAAAGCAAACTCTCCAAGAACTTTTTTACCAATTTCTCCTGTTTTTAGAGCTTCAATCGCTTCACCAAGCATCGTTGGAAGATTATCAATACCACGCTCTTCACGTTCTGCTAAATCCATGCTGAAAATATCATCTACTGTTTCTGCAGGTGCTTGTAATGATTTTTCAACGCCATCAATACCAGC is a genomic window of Gracilibacillus salinarum containing:
- a CDS encoding EAL domain-containing protein, encoding MDPLDIMMHVDKIKPHFQAIFSADSHEVVGYEVLGRLELDDQSIRLGPFFRDPNVPDDFKMEMDQKIQDLALQQYLEQGMDEQLYINVHADYFASDKEDEYLEHLFAYQEKGLDLSKIIIEITEHHFAGDIEMLLHTFKYLKTLGIKIAIDDLGRGSSNLDRISLMEPDILKVDLEALQNESMSTAFHGIIYSLSLLSRKLGAELLFDGISSNYHFHYAWRNNGRFYQGSFLAEPVNHFVEKDRLKDRFRQDIQQFIQVERAKLTTKFQLTTTLNHQVQEKWKLIKKSKTLDEQVDDLAKEMEHIFFRIYVTDEDGFQKTVNFIHLGHDWVWDETVKGKNWSWRPYFIENVIRMKEEKTGFLSELYNDIETGERIRTFSFPLDETLYLFMDVSPMYLDEHQDLLW